One part of the Vicia villosa cultivar HV-30 ecotype Madison, WI linkage group LG6, Vvil1.0, whole genome shotgun sequence genome encodes these proteins:
- the LOC131613747 gene encoding uncharacterized protein LOC131613747: protein MDTMSPNLVVGTSYQRRKTIIQPNTPRLSRHHAFNSPVTLDTNTPSSVTTSSFANQIFKNVNTHQSGSVVSSRRQLNVGVIQSMAANLLKKLSNIDHYGESSSTSNIHRNTSVNNEVDETVEDGTTDESISDSDCEFINVNPDYDTTSTLDDEETIEPNYTPQNVKDSGYSDIGDPIVECIHCGALMWYQEKTDKRKHSDVPKFQLCCGNVLQIVQNIMFAFTSPGMKFDNRYQSAGGPPNIRIHGQTCHRIGSRLPLDGETPKFAQLYIYDTDNEIHHRMKGIGHNPNVNPETVGKLKFMLDEFNTHAKTFRMAADRLKDSHVPDVKLKLITDRSKDGRVYNQPTVFEVAALIVGDVDTGSKRHIILERQSGRLKRISEFHPSYLALQYPLLFPYGEDGFRIGILHRETKAKKKKNKLTIREWLTFRIQTRPTEAHTLLMSRRLFQQFLVDGFTMMESQRLNYIRKHQKKLRVSKYKNLNGPEQDQNTQGANKSKRVVLPSTYVGSRRYMEQLYFDGTAICSHIGFPDLFIKFTCNPMWPEVKRLLHTMRLQPHDRPDIISRVFKIKLDELLFDLTKKHVLGRVVAYIYTFEFQKRGLPHAHIFLFMHPQSKYPTPEDINNIISAEIPSKEDDVELFVVPHNPYLLKKFQAHINMEWCNQGTSVKYLFKYINKGYDRITAAVVEGDNDSPLNAKNGDEIKQYLDCRYVSPSEACWRIFSFPIHGRSPAVERLYFHLEGDNSVYYTDYELIDEVLEKPIVKESMFTAWMEANKTYPEARNLTYSNFLTKFVYDKRYRRWRPRKRGHTIGRLIWVPPSTGELYYLRMMLTVAKGPTCYEDINKVGGIVRDSFRDACFEMRFLNDDKEFVAAINEAKDWGSEHFLRKLFVTMLLSGTINRPRHVWKKTWKTLSDGILHQQRQLTNIRDMQLTEAELKNLTLIEIENMLQSNRRSLHEFKDMPYPDAYVTRHVGNRLIYEEHDYNTETERENFNNLFRALTDEQCPIFEKIMEAVGKQRGGVFFLHGYGGTGKTFMWRTLSSALRSKKKIVLAVASSGIASLLLPGGRTAHSKFKIHVPTLDNSTCNIDKNTEHSQLFEATDVIIWDEAPMAHKNCFEALDRTLKDVMTK, encoded by the exons ATGGATACCATGTCCCCTAACCTGGTAGTTGGGACATCATATCAACGAAGAAAGACAATTATTCAACCAAATACACCACGGCTGAGCAGACACCATGCTTTCAATTCTCCTGTCACCCTCGATACAAACACACCTTCAAGTGTTACAACATCTTCCTTTGCTAATCAAATCTTCAAAAACGTTAATACACATCAAAGTGGATCAGTCGTTTCATCCAGAAGACAATTGAATGTTGGTGTTATTCAATCTATGGCCGCCAATCTACTCAAAAAATTATCAAATATTGATCATTATGGTGAGTCTTCATCCACAAGCAATATTCACCGCAACACAAGTGTTAATAACGAAGTAGATGAAACCGTTGAAGATGGAACAACGGATGAATCAATATCTGATAGTGATTGTGAGTTCATAAATGTAAATCCTGACTATGACACAACATCAactcttgatgatgaagaaaccATAGAACCAAACTATACGCCGCAAAATGTGAAAGATTCTG GCTACTCTGATATCGGTGATCCAATTGTTGAATGCATACATTGTGGAGCACTGATGTGGTATCAAGAAAAGACAGACAAACGAAAACATAGTGACGTACCCAAATTCCAATTATGTTGTGGAAATG TATTGCAGATTGTACAAAACATTATGTTTGCCTTTACGTCACCCGGAATGAAGTTTGACAATAGATACCAATCGGCAGGAGGACCGCCTAACATAAGGATACATGGACAGACTTGCCATAGAATTGGGAGCAGGCTCCCTTTGGATGGAGAAACACCAAAATTTGCACAGCTTTATATTTATGACACTGATAATGAGATCCATCATAGAATGAAAGGAATAGG TCATAATCCTAATGTGAATCCAGAAACGGTTGGAAAATTGAAATTTATGCTTGATGAGTTCAACACACATGCTAAAACATTTAGGATGGCAGCAGATCGACTAAAAGATTCTCATGTACCCGATGTAAAACTGAAATTAATCACCGATCGATCCAAGGACGGAAGAGTTTATAATCAACCGACAGTTTTCGAAGTTGCCGCACTTATCGTTGGTGATGTTGATACAGGTTCTAAGAGACATATTATACTTGAGAGACAGAGTGGGAGGCTGAAAAGGATAAGTGAGTTTCATCCAAGTTATCTTGCTTTACAATATCCACTTTTGTTTCCATATGGCGAAGATGGTTTTAGAATTGGTATTCTACACAGGGAAACAAaagcaaagaaaaagaagaataaactTACTATCAGAGAATGGCTTACGTTTCGGATTCAAACCAGACCAACCGAAGCACACACACTTTTGATGTCCAGGAGGCTTTTCCAGCAATTTTTGGTTGATGGTTTCACCATGATGGAGTCTCAAAGGTTGAATTACATACGCAAGCACCAGAAAAAACTAAGAGTTTCAAAGTACAAAAATTTGAACGGTCCAGAACAGGATCAAAACACTCAAGGAGCAAACAAGAGTAAGAGGGTTGTTTTACCTTCAACTTATGTTGGAAGTCGAAGATACATGGAACaattgtattttgatggaacgGCTATTTGTAGCCATATTGGTTTTCCTGACCTTTTTATCAAATTTACATGCAATCCAATGTGGCCCGAAGTCAAAAGACTGCTTCACACAATGAGGTTGCAGCCCCATGATCGTCCCGACATTATATCAAGAGTTTTTAAAATTAAGTTGGATGAGTTGTTGTTTGATTTGACTAAGAAGCATGTCTTAGGGAGAGTGGTTGCAT ATATATACACTTTTGAGTTTCAAAAGAGAGGTTTACCACATGCTCATATTTTTCTATTCATGCATCCGCAAAGCAAGTATCCCACTCCCGAGGACATAAACAACATCATTTCAGCAGAGATACCATCAAAAGAAGATGATGTGGAATT ATTTGTTGTTCCTCACAATCCATATCTGTTGAAGAAATTTCAAGCTCACATTAATATGGAATGGTGTAATCAAGGTACTTCGGTTAAGtacttatttaaatatataaacaagGGGTATGACAGGATTACCGCTGCTGTCGTAGAAGGAGACAACGACAGTCCTTTGAACGCTAAAAATGGCGATGAAATCAAGCAGTATCTTGATTGTAGATATGTCTCACCAAGCGAAGCATGTTGGAGAATATTTTCTTTTCCCATTCATGGAAGGTCTCCTGCAGTAGAAAGATTATATTTTCATCTTGAGGGCGATAATTCGGTATATTATACCGATTACGAACTGATAGATGAGGTTCTTGAAAAACCAATTGTGAAGGAATCAATGTTTACCGCTTGGATGgaagcaaacaagacatatccAGAGGCCAGAAATCTGACCTACTCAAATTTCCTCACTAAGTTTGTTTATGATAAAAGATACCGACGATGGAGACCGCGTAAGAGAGGGCACACCATTGGAAGACTAATCTGGGTTCCTCCAAGTACAGGTGAGCTGTATTACCTGAGAATGATGCTGACTGTTGCAAAAGGGCCAACATGTTACGAGGATATAAATAAGGTCGGGGGAATTGTTCGGGACAGTTTTAGagatgcatgttttgaaatgaGATTTCTTAATGATGACAAGGAATTTGTTGCAGCCATTAACGAGGCCAAAGATTGGGGTTCGGAACATTTTTTGAGAAAGTTATTTGTAACTATGCTACTGTCCGGTACAATTAACAGACCGCGTCACGTTTGGAAAAAAACTTGGAAGACGCTGTCCGACGGTATTCTGCACCAACAAAGGCAGTTAACTAATATAAGAG ATATGCAGTTAACAGAAGCTGAGTTGAAAAACTtgacactcattgagattgagaATATGTTGCAATCCAATCGAAGAAGTTTGCACGAATTCAAAGACATGCCTTATCCGGATGCTTATGTCACACGACACGTTGGAAACAGACTGATTTATGAAGAACATGATTACAATACTGAAACTGAGCGAGAAAACTTCAACAATCTCTTTCGAGCCCTTACAG ATGAACAATGCCCAATCTTTGAAAAAATCATGGAAGCTGTCGGAAAACAAAGAGGAGGGGTCTTCTTTTTACATGGTTATGGAGGGACCGGTAAAACTTTCATGTGGAGGACACTATCCAGTGCACTTCGTTCGAAGAAAAAAATTGTGCTTGCTGTTGCTTCAAGCGGTATAGCTTCATTGTTATTACCAGGTGGACGAACTGCTCATTCCAAGTTCAAAATTCATGTGCCAACACTTGACAACTCCACTTGCAATATTGACAAAAACACTGAACATTCTCAATTATTCGAGGCAACAGACGTGATAATATGGGATGAAGCACCTATGGCTCATAAAAATTGTTTTGAGGCATTGGATAGAACACTTAAAGACGTCATGACCAAGTAG
- the LOC131613746 gene encoding uncharacterized protein LOC131613746, protein MSRPIEPLKEINDSKDLWKIAVRCKHLWTVTSSSNKEHMEMVLVDSKRDMIQAVVPAYLLSKFKSEIEIGNSYIMQNFKVGKNDFAFKSTNHTYKLVFCGSTSVKKAEFPDIPHNYLNIIGLNSIVEGRFQSNVLVDLIGGIIDITQTQVNGDNSKNRIVFSIVDASKTVVQCTLWGQLAIQLYEYYKNNKQASDIVIVLINARVKEAQGGFPVSVSNTWNGTKLLINDLAIEEVKSLKERHGVDLPLLSSSSVQVEATQNSFYSDYDKFETTCVTVATLDKFDAGQMGWYYDGCVECTRSVTAKDGKLKCFQDHISPEPVPRYKLDITAVDGSSKAKFVFWDTDCSVDYDPLEFPYELDSILEKELAIRAVYQPKNGRLSVIGFKTDEDVRNKINESFKFEEEPVSASAKNDLTIENSGLTPCKRLMNDAVEDNDSVQQSSTKMAKDIKQEK, encoded by the exons ATGTCTCGCCCAATTGAGCCATTGAAAGAGATCAATGATTCAAAAGATTTGTGGAAGATCGCTGTTAGATGCAAACATCTATGGACTGTCacaagttcttcaaacaaagaacacatggagatGGTTTTGGTTGATTCCAAG CGTGATATGATTCAGGCTGTTGTCCCTGCTTATTtgctttcgaaattcaaatctgaAATTGAAATAGGAAACTCTTATATCATGCAAAATTTTAAAGTTGGGAAGAATGATTTTGCTTTTAAGTCGACAAATCATACATACAAATTGGTTTTTTGTGGGTCAACTTCTGTTAAGAAAGCAGAATTTCCTGACATCCCTCATAACTACCTTAACATAATTGGTTTGAATTCCATAGTTGAAGGAAGGTTTCAATcaaatgttttggttg ATTTAATTGGAGGAATCATTGATATCACTCAAACCCAAGTTAACGGTGACAACAGCAAGAACAGAATAGTTTTTTCAATTGTAGATGCCAGCAAAACAGTTGTACAATGTACTCTTTGGGGGCAACTTGCAATTCAGCTATATGAGTATTATAAGAATAATAAGCAAGCCTCTGATATTGTCATTGTGCTAATCAATGCAAGGGTTAAAGAGGCTCAAG GAGGATTTCCCGTTAGTGTTTCCAACACATGGAATGGAACGAAACTGTTGATTAATGACCTTGCTATTGAGGAAGTCAAGAGTCTAAAAGAAAG ACATGGTGTTGATTTGCCTTTGTTATCATCTTCAAGTGTACAAGTTGAGGCAACGCAAAACTCATTTTATTCTGACTATGACAAATTT GAAACAACCTGTGTTACCGTTGCTACCCTCGATAAGTTTGATGCTGGGCAGATGGGATGGTACTATGATGGATGTGTGGAATGCACAAGGAGTGTGACTGCCAAGGATGGAAAGCTGAAGTGTTTTCAGGATCATATTAGCCCAGAACCTGTGCCACG GTATAAGCTTGATATAACAGCTGTTGACGGCAGTTCGAAGGCAAAGTTCGTCTTTTGGGACACAGACTGC TCTGTTGATTACGATCCACTTGAGTTCCCTTACGAACTTGACTCCATATTGGAAAAAGAATTGGCAATTAGAGCTGTTTATCAGCCTAAAAATGGGAGACTTTCTGTCATTGGCTTCAAGACTGATGAAGATGTGCGTAATAAAATTAATGAGAGTTTCAAATTTGAAGAG GAACCTGTATCTGCGTCTGCAAAAAATGACTTGACCATTGAAAATTCAGGACTCACTCCATGTAAGAGACTTATGAATGATGCAGTAGAAGATAATGATAGTGTACAGCAATCATCAACCAAGATGGCCAAAGATATTAAACAGGAGAAATAG
- the LOC131611573 gene encoding uncharacterized protein LOC131611573, producing MSYSSWSGGFLSLDTEEVNCILGMKADDDEVSNGNTKSVLKEVKVEEDEIGQSSKTQPASLLNELGQTSGANHDALLKDVKVERDAGQPSQVNNNDQVLQKEISWEKEITKSQIRGHQVMQFPQEVIKKALRPDITGCRLYDLEDLSFYECKILKSNRKYVEMYLGYGWYAFVQDRKLKVGDKVVFNYNSDQEILYARVERKVKQTSN from the exons ATGTCTTATTCTTCATGGAGTGGCGG GTTCTTGTCTCTTGACACCGAGGAAGTCAACTGCATATTAGGCATGAAAGCTGATGACGATGAAGTATCTAATGGAAACACCAAATCTGTATTGAAAGAAGTGAAAGTTGAGGAGGATGAAATAGGGCAAAGCTCAAAGACCCAACCTGCTTCTCTGTTGAATGAATTAGGGCAAACCTCCGGAGCAAACCATGATGCGCTGCTGAAGGATGTGAAAGTGGAGCGTGATGCTGGCCAGCCTTCTCAGGTGAATAACAATGATCAAGTGCTGCAGAAAGAGATATCATGGGAAAAGGAGATCACCAAGTCCCAAATTAGAGGTCATCAAGTGATG CAATTCCCTCAGGAGGTGATAAAGAAAGCTCTAAGACCGGACATAACAGGATGCAGGCTGTATGATCTTGAAGACTTGTCTTTTTATGAGTGTAAGATTCTGAAGTCAAACAGAAAATACGTGGAAATGTATCTTGGATATGGTTGGTATGCATTTGTACAGGACAGAAAGCTGAAGGTCGGTGATAAGGTGGTATTCAACTATAATTCAGACCAGGAAATCTTGTACGCGAGGGTTGAGAGGAAAGTGAAGCAGACCAGCAATTAA